The following DNA comes from Macaca thibetana thibetana isolate TM-01 chromosome 14, ASM2454274v1, whole genome shotgun sequence.
GCTCGGGCAATCAGTCCGTGCGCCTGGTCACGTCATCAACCCACAATCGCTACGAGACGGTGGAAATGGTCTTCATTGCCACAGTGACAGGCTCCCTGAGCCTGGTGACTGTCGTGGGCAACATCCTGGTGATGCTGTCCATCAAGGTCAACAGGCAGCTGCAGACGGTCAACAACTACTTTCTCTTCAGCCTGGCGTGTGCTGATCTCATCATAGGCGCCTTCTCCATGAACCTCTACACCGTGTACATCATCAAGGGCTACTGGCCCCTGGGCGCTGTGGTCTGCGACCTGTGGCTGGCCCTGGACTACGTGGTGAGCAATGCCTCCGTCATGAACCTTCTCATCATCAGCTTTGACCGCTACTTCTGCGTCACCAAGCCCCTCACCTACCCTGCCCGGCGTACCACCAAGATGGCAGGCCTCATGATTGCCGCTGCCTGGGTCCTGTCCTTCGTGCTCTGGGCGCCTGCCATTTTGTTCTGGCAGTTTGTGGTGGGCAAGAGGACAGTGCCCGACAACCAGTGCTTCATCCAGTTCCTGTCCAACCCAGCAGTGACCTTCGGCACAGCCATCGCTGCCTTCTACCTGCCTGTGGTCATCATGACGGTGCTGTACATCCACATCTCCCTGGCCAGTCGCAGCCGAGTCCACAAGCACCGGCCCGAAGGCCCGAAGGAGAAGAAAGCCAAGACGTTGGCCTTCCTCAAGAGCCCACTAATGAAGCAGAGCGTCAAGAAGCCCCCACCTGGGGAGGCCACCCGGGAGGAGCTGCGCAACGGCAAGCTGGAGGAGGCCCCCCCGCCGgcgctgccaccaccaccacgccccatgACTGACAAGGACACTTCCAATGAGTCCAGCTCAGGCAGTGCCACCCAGAACACCAAGGAACGCCCAGCCACAGAGCTGTCCACCACAGAGGCCACCACACCCGCCATGCCCGCCCCTTCCCTGCAGCCGCGGGCCCTCAACCCAGCTTCCAAATGGTCCAAGATCCAGATCGTGACAAAGCAGACAGGCAATGAGTGTGTGACAGCCATTGAGATTGTGCCTGCCACGCCTGCTGGCATGCGCCCTGCGGCCAACGTGGCCCGCAAGTTCGCCAGCATCGCTCGCAATCAGGTGCGCAAGAAGCGGCAGATGGCGGCCCGGGAGCGCAAAGTGACACGAACGATCTTTGCCATTCTGCTAGCCTTCATCCTCACCTGGACGCCCTACAACGTCATGGTCCTGGTGAACACCTTCTGCCAGAGCTGCATCCCTGACACAGTGTGGTCCATTGGCTACTGGCTCTGCTACGTCAACAGCACCATCAACCCTGCCTGCTATGCTCTGTGCAACGCCACCTTTAAAAAGACCTTCCGGCACCTGCTGCTGTGCCAGTATCGGAACATTGGCACTGCCAGGTAGGCAGGCAGGAGTGCCCTAGGAGGTGCTGGTATTGCGTGCGTCTGCTGGGGGACCACACGGCTCACCTGCTGTGGGGAAGAGTTGCAGGCACCATTCCGTGTTCATGTTTGCTGAGGAGGAAGCTCAGAAGAGGCTCTGGCTGCATTCAGAGACCAGCTCTCTGCTCAGGCTGAGGAGGCTCACCCCAGGGAATGTCTGAATTGGGGCTGCCTGGCCCACCTCTGTGGCCCTGCTTCCGCGAGCTGTGGGGCACTGGCCTGGGTGGGCACCTGCCCCACTGTGGCCATCAGCAGTGCTGAGAGAATGGACATCTGGACGGGGGCCGAAGCCCAGGGCCCCTCAGGAGGAACAGAGGGACCAGTGCTTGGAAAAGGAGGCTTGGGATGGGAGTAGAAGGGTTGGAGTCCCCCATTCTGCTGTAATCGGTGCTTTCTGCCCCCCTGCACCCTGCATGTAGGCTCAGCCCCCTCTCCCCAGATCCCACTCCAGAGGCAGAACTCTCTGGCTGCAGCTACTCAGCCAGGTTCTGGGTGGGTACGGTGGAGGCCAGGTCCCCACAACCCCAGCAGCACTGCCCTTGTCACATTACGATGGGGCAGCTGGGAGGTCAGGGGTTCTCTCTCAGGAACTGAGGTCTGGCCTCCTCCGGTCCCAGGCTGAGCTGAGAGTGGTCCGCTTATTCAGAAGACAGCCCCCTGCGGCCCCGGCCTTAGAAGGCTGTCCCAGGTCGCACATCGAGTCAGGGTGAGGCTGTGGTGGGCGGTATTCCCATCCGCCCTCTTCAAACCTCTCACCCTCTGGCTTCTGCAGGGTGGAGGCCTGGGTCACACAGGCAAGAGGAAAGGGGTCGACCTGGTGGCTCACTCGGGTTTCCGTGACAGTGGGAAGGGGGAGGTGGGCAGTGAGGTAGCCACGCAACCCCCCGCATCTGCTCTCCCCCAATGGGTAGAACCTTCCTGATTGGCTGTGGGTTGGATCAAAAGACCTTTGACTGGGCGAGGCCGAGATGGGTGCGGTGGTTCCAGTGAGTCAGCCAGgttcccttccccagccctggtCCCTGGGGGAGATGAGGACCGAGAGGCTTAGGCGACTTGATGGCGGGCACCCTTTCGGGGGCCCTGGAAGAAATTTTCGTAATTGTTCTGCTTTTTCCATGAGCTCTGGAgagcacccaccaccaagcccccAGCCCCCTGAAACCCACCAGTCCCTACAGCCTGGTCTTTctccccaccttcccactccCAAACACATTTCCACAGCAAACTCCTTGGGAAGGggcttttatatattaaaaaagaaaagcttttattgGGGGGGGAAAAAGTTTATTTGATGTGTTTCTTAGTAATGGAATTGTGGGGAAGAACAAAAGCGGGCTCTGGGACTCACATTGCTTTGGGGGAGGCTAAAGCTTCCCAGAATCCCTTGTCCCTCCCCACTTTGGGCACttaggggtggggctggggagtgaGAGGGACAAGGCAGGGAATGATTGATTAAAGCTAACGAGCAGACAGAAGGCACTGGTGGGTCATATCTCGGGCCTGGAAGAGGGAGGGCGTGGGCCAGGCCCCATGTAACACCAGGGGCTCCTTGGCATCCAGGCTTGGCCTCTagtcctttcccttccctttcttggctgtaaaacaagaaagaaagattaatacCGTATCAACAGGCCGACCCATTGCAGACCGCGGGctccacaaacacacacccaggcatcagggaaggaggagaagattCTGCCCCCTAGTGGTTTCCAATCAGCTGACCCGGAAGCAAGGGATGGGGCCGCCATTGTGATGTGGACATCGGACACCCCCAGCTTCCTATTTCCACTTGGGATCAGAAAACCTTCAAGTTTCCAGTTCCGGTCCTGGTCACAGCAGCCCTGGACAGCGTCAGCCTCCTCACCTGAGAAGCGGGCAGATTCACCCGTGCCCTGTTGGCCTCACTGAGCTGAGTCAGGAGTGAGCTGAGAGGCCCAGGGTGGGCTGTGACCTCCTCCCAACACTAGAAAGGGCAGAGCTGACCAGATGCTGCCCGTGGCTGGAGAGCTGACAAAGGCAAGCCGTTCCAGGACAACTTTCCCTGGGTCCTAAGCCAGATGCTCCAATGGAGTAGCTTGAGTTGGTCCCTATTTGGGCCAGGGAAGATTTATGTCCCCAGCATCACCTGCCGCCCCTCTTGTAGTGCCCATCTCTAGACTTTTCCAGGCAGGGAAGCCAAGTGAGGCGATGTCAGGAAGCTATTGGCCAGGACTCAAAACTTAAGGTTTAACCTGGAATGGTCCCCTCACAGGCGGCGGGGGCGGGAGAGGGGGGGAGCAGACCCCTTGGGACAGCCCCACCCCCTTCTCCTCTCGCTGACCTTTGGCCTTGGCTTTGGTCTTGGGGGTGCAGGGCTTGGTGACGCGGATGGTCTCCTGGCACTGGGCATTGTAGCGCGCCTTCTTCAGGGTGCCTTGGCGGACTTTGGTGCCTGTGCCCCCATCACACGCACCCCAGTTCTCAAACTTGTACTTGCAGTCGGCTGGTGGGAGAGCGGCCCGGGTCAGCGCTGCACGCCCCCGCGGCCGTCCCTCCAAGGGTCTGCCCAGGCTTCGGCGAGGCTGTGCCCCCATCTCCTGCCCTCCGCCTGCGCCCCGCCTCACCTCCAAACTCCTTCTTCCAGTTGCAGGGCACCCTGCACCGGATGCGCTGGGTCTGGGCCCCGCAGGTGCCCTCGCGGAAACCCACGCCGCAATCCTTGCTGCTGGGGGTGCAGGGCCCCCAGGCCCACTCCGCACACTCGCTCCCCGGGCCGCCCTTCTTCACCTTGTCTACAACGCGCGGGGAACAGAGTTCAGGACGGGGGCACGGGGAGACTCCCTCAGGGGCCGCCTTCCTGGGGTTCCAGGCTGGGAACCCAGGCGGCCCAGCCCAGAGGTGGCGGGGCCTCGCCTGCCCGTCCCCAGCCCTCCTTCGATCATCCCCCATCACCTTTCTTTTTGGCCACTGCGGAGGTGAGCGCCAGCAGGGCGAGGAGAGTGAGAAGGAGGAAGCCTCGGTGCTGCATCCTGGGGGGAGAGCGCGAGTCTGAGTCCCTGGCCCGTCCCCTTCCCCGCCGGGGGCCGCGTGCAGGGCCCTCCCACCCCCGCGTGCCCCACTTTCTAGGCCCCAAGTCGGGCTGCGAGGGTGGCGGCGGTGGGAAGACTTGGGGCGGCCCCTCGCCGCTAGCCCGGACGCACCGCCGAGAGGAGACTCCCTGGGGGGCGCCTCGAGCCTAAGACGCAGCTCagacccccacccccgcctccaGCCCCCAGATCGGCCGCGGCCGGGAGGACCGGGGGCCGCCGCGCGCTCACTCGCTCGCTGCCCGCGCTGCTTCGCTCCCTCCCGCGCCGGGCCCGTCCCGCTCCGGCCGCCGCGGCCCCTTTTGTCTCCAGAACCGGTCTGAGCCGGTCACATGGGCCCCcgccccctctccccaccccccagggAAGGacccgccccgccccctcccctcaAACCCGCACCGCCCCCGACCCCGGCGTCCCCGCCCCCGCTCCCGCCGGCGCCCCCTGAGCTTCTACTCCGGCGTCCGTGCGCCCAGCCCCGCGCCCTCGCCTCTCCCCGCCGGTGTCCTCCGCGCTGCGACGGCGGCCTCTCCCGGCCCCAGGCCCCTTCCCGCCCGTGCACACCGGCCCCCGGCCCACTCCCTGAGCCGCCGCCCGCTGCCCCCATCCCGGGTCATCCCCTGCCGTACGCCAGGGCCCGGGCCGCCCTCAGGCCCCGGCTTCCCTTGCCTGCCGCGGAGCCCCCGCGACTGTGTAACGAGCCGGGCCCGCTCCCCTCCACGGCCGGCTCAGCCCTGGCGCCCTGCTGGCTACTGGGGAGGGGGCGCCACCTGGGACCGTTTCCGCGGGTGGGCAGGGAGGCGCTCTGCTGTGCTGAGGGGAGTCTGGGACTCGGACCCCCAGAGAAAGTCACGGGTGCGGTCACCCAGTGCCTTTCCGGGAGCACGGGCATGAGGGACAGCGAGTGAGGGTCCTGGGGGAGGAGCCCGCGGACCTGGATTTGGTGAAACTTGGCGCTGACACGAGCCGTCTGAGAAGTTCCAGACCTGGCCACAGCGGCGGCTCCAAGTGCCCACCCCCTCTGACCCCGGGCCTGCGGCATTGCCTCGCCCGGTTCCCCCAAACCCGGAGAGCCCCcgaggcctgggggaggggcttgctcaaggccacagGGCAAATGGGCCACAGAGCCCGGGCtcgcccccgccccaccccttTCACTTTCATTGTTGTTCCCCGCGGGAAGCGGGAAGCCGGAGGGATCGGCCCCGCCCCTGGCCCCGACGAGCTCGGCCGTCGGGCAGAGGTCAGGAACCGGGCAGGCCCTGGGACCCACCCCCAAACGGGAGCCGGGGACCCGAGAAGGTGCTGTCGACAGCATCCAGTTCCCCACCCCGAGGACAACCCCGCAGCCCCCGCTTTTTGTTAGACCTCCTCcgcaaaagaagaaaagcagaaaagaaaaaaatccactttaCTGAGTCACACCCAGCTGTAAACATGTCACCGTGAGAgtcccgccccccacccccaggccgcACAGTCCGCGATGAAATGACGGGGGAGCGGGGAGGGTCGCCGGAGCGGGTGCCAAGCAGGGCAGGGCGGGCAAGTGCAGCAGGCGCTGGGTGTCCGGGAGGAAGCCcgggggaggtggggtggggcaaGAGCGGAGGCTGGGGGCCCGGCCGAAGACCAGGGGGCCCTGGAAGCCTCTTTCCGAAGGCCTCCCTCTTTCTCCAGCCCCTCCACTCCTCGGAGGGCATCTGCTGCGGCCAGGGAGCGCCCTGACCCAGAATCCCCCCGCCAAAGGCATGTCCAACCCAGCCGTGTCCTGTTCCCCTGTGAGCCTCCGGGTCCGTTGGGGGCCTCAGGGGGACAGGTGAGGCCCCCAGCTCCTGAATCCAGCCCTAGGTTTGGGCGGCTCCTTAGGGCGCGGCACGGGGTTCTTTCCCTGGGGCCTGGGTCCCCCCGTGGCCGTCCCACTGGAATGTGGCAGTGAGGTGGGCAAGGAGGGCGCTCGTCCCCTGGCCGCATTGTCCCTCCTGCTGCCCGTGGGCAGCCCGCTACACAGCCGTCTCCTGGTCCTCCCGCTGGATCATCTGGTAGTGCTGCCGGTTCTCCAGGTAGGCGGCCAGCTCGGTGTCCTGAGCCTTCTCAGCCCGCTGCCGGGGAGTGTCTCCCTGAAGGAGGGGGGAGCTGCGATCAGCAGGGGCCAGAGGCAGGCCTACCCCCTAGCAGGCTGAGAAGTAGGGGCTCTACCTCCCTGTGGCCTGGTCGGGAGGGAGGCCTCTCTGCCCACCAGCTCCTCCCCTGCTGGCTCAGGTTTCTCAGCGTCTGGACTGCGTCTTCCCAGggacagcccccagccccagctctcctCTAGGACCTTGGGAAGGGTTTGGTTGGTGCCTGCATGGGCTTCCTGCCCGCCGTCTGCTCACCTGCTGGTCTGTCTTCATGAGCGAGGCCCCGGCCTCCACGATGTAGTGGCAGATGGTGCGCTGGCCCAGGGCCGCTGCCTGGTGCAAACAGGTCTCCCCGCTGGGGGAGCAGGGGCTGGCTGTGTACCCCATCCCGGCCCCTGATCCACCCATCTGTCTCCCAAGGGCCATCGGAAAAGGCACGAAGTTCAGGGCTCTGGGGCAACAGGGGTGGCCCAGGGGACGACAGATGTGGCCAGGAAGTTTATGGGCTCTGACCTGACAAAatgggaggggtggggaaaaGGGCGGTTTCTGGGATGACCAGGGTCCTGCACTGCCCAGATACTCACTTTTCCTCCACGGCATCGAGGATCTCTGGGGGGgctggagaaggggagagggtggTCAGAGAGGCCTgacagcccctcctcctcccaccttggccccagGCCCTGGGCTCCATCGCCCGGCTCACCATGGTCCAGCAGGTAGCGGACCACATCCTTGCTGCCAGTGCTGACTGCATGGTGCAGGAGCGTGCGGCTCCGCTCATCTCGGTGCATGAGGTCGCCCCCAGCTCGGTGCAGCTCCTGGAGCTGAGGGCAGGAGGCATGGCAGGGCAGGGCCTCCTGGGGCCACCCCTCCTTCCCCCAGCTGACACGCTGGCCCACAGCCGGGTACACCAGCACAGGCCTGAAATGAGTGCGCTCATACATCTTACTCCCGAGTTGCCTCTGTGGGTCTCTCTGGAGCACCAGAGGGGCCTCTCACCCCACAGCCTGTGGGCTCCCTGGCAGCATTGGTGACCAGGCCCTGGAGCAGTGCTTCCTCTGACCTGCTCCTTTCTAAGCACCAGGGACTGGTGGACTGAGCTAGGAAGCCCCTACTAGGAGCCATCTATTGTGGCCTAGACAGAGATAGGGTAAGGTGGAATGGGACGATCACTGGAGATCCCACAGAGGGCCAGAGGATGACAGATGACAGCACCTGAGCAGGTCAGCTCTTGGCTCAACCCAGAGGCCTTGCTCCCCAGGACCTGAGGGAGCTGCTGGGGGAAGGAACTGGAGCCTGGAGCTAGTACCTTACAGAAGTCGTTCCTCTTGGCAGCCTCAATCAGCTCTTCACCTGCACGGAACACCTGCCCGTTACTCTGCAGTCGGGGACCTGGGCTTGGGTTGGTGTTTCAGTGGACAGGACTGTGCCTGCCGGGCATGTGCGCCCAGGGCTGGGTTGGTGCGTGAAGCTCGAAGGCTGTGTTTGTGTAAGGCTGTATCTGGGCCCTATCCCCACCCCACTGAGTCTCCTGCCCCCAACCAGGCAGAAAGGAGGGGCCCCAGAGGAAGAGGCCTCACCTTCAGGGGGTGCGGCATCCCCTTGCAATGACCTGCAACAGAGCACGATGTGCTGTGACCAGCTATGGCACAGGCCAGCTGCTCGCCCTCCCCAGCCCCAACTGGGGGCGTCTTCATCCTTTCCAcagtttattgagtgcctgctacaCACCAAGCACTATTCCGggtactggggatacagcagGGAAACGAGGCAGAGGAAGcccttgccctcatggagcttacattctagttcaGGGATGCAAACAAGTCAAATAAATAAGGAGTTCTGAGAGCAAGGGTGCTCTGAAGAATTCAGAACAGGTGGTGTGGCACCCCTGCAGAAGGGGTCCTAGGAGTGACCTCTCCAAGGAGGAAACTGCCAAGCTGAGATTCgagtgggatgggggtgggggagctctGGAAAGATGGGGGAAGAGTTGGAGGCAGTGATGACAGAAGTCCAGTGGTGGCAAAAGCCTGAGGCCTCAAAGAACCAGGAGAAGAGAGTGGGGCAGGACCGTGGAGGTGAACgcagggagggggctgggagCCCAGTGCAATGACCGGGGGCCTGGGGAGAACCTGAGTTCAAAGGGATGCTGAGAAAGAAGCTTCTAGGTAGGGGAATGGCCTGGTATGCTCTGCATTTTTAGTTGGCCGTGGTGTGGAGACGGGGGTGGGAGGGCACGAATGGCTGCAGGGATATAAGAGCTGGGGGCCAGGGTGTGGCATGGCAGCCCTGGTGCCAGACAGGCTGGCGGCAGTGGGGATGGGGGGAGTGCTCGGGTGGTGGGGCAGGGGCCGCCAGGACTGGCTGAAGGATGAGGTCCAGGGGAGGTAGAAGTCAGGGAGCGAGCCCAGGTGGATGTGAGGCTGCTTCCCCAGGGAACTGCAGGGCTGAAGGTGTCAGGGGGGCTTTGGCCAGGTGCAGGTTGACACCATTTAGTCAACTGGTGGAGGGGCTGGAAGCAGGGATTCCGGAGTCATCGGCTTACATGTGGGACTGAAAGCCGGGGGCTGGAGGAACAGGACACCAGGACTCACCGGGGCGTGGGTGAGcagggtgaggtggggagaggggaagtgGGGGTCGGGAGGTCAGGCCGCGCCGATGCCCCCAGCAGCTCAGGGTCCAGGATATAAATCTCATCCTGTGCGATCTCAGTCACATAGTTGAGGTGCTCCTGTGGGGGGGAGGTCAGGGCAGGAGGTCAGGGCACCTGACGGAGGGGGCCGAGGGGCAGCAAGGCTGGCAGACCTGGAGAAGCCTCTGCTGTGAGCACAAACACCGAAAGGAGGTGGCCAGGCAAGGGGCCCTGCCTGTCCCTCTCCCACTCCTTCCCACTCCTGACGCCTCCTCCGACTGCCCAGCCTTTACCAGATGAGCTGGCACCTGGCCCGAGTGCCTTTGCTTCTATGTCTCCCTAGATGGCTCTGGGCTTCCAGGCCCTCCTGCCCACCCAGCAAGCCTTTGCTAGGTATCCGGCTGCCTTTCCGGCTGGCACCACGCTGTACTCTCCAGTGTGGAGGGCAGGGCCGCAACCCAGGCTGTGCACACACAAGTGTGAAGGCCCTCAGAGGCATGAGGACAGAGGTGAGCCCATCAGGGGAGCACCCCAGGAGAGGCGACCCTGGGGCCCGGAACCAGCTGTGGCTGGAGCAGGCCTGCAATCGCTCACCTGGGCTCGGTCGATCCTGTAGAAGCGGCTGGCAGTGGTGGCTGTGGGAGAGAGGGCAGCCGAGGATCAGGGAGTGCCATGTCCAGGCCTAGGTCCTCTGCTGCCCCCACCTGGGTTCCCCTAGGGAGGGGACAGGAAACAGCCTGGCACTCTGGGAGTAGACTCACCGTCCAGGAAGCACCACTTGGGGGACAGTTTCTGGCATGTCGGGGACTTGGCTCCAGCACCATCGGGCTCCTGTGGAGAGAAGCAAAGGCCAGGCTGGGACAGAGTGGGGGCCAGGGAGGGAAGGGAACTTGGAGTAGGGTCACCAGCACAGAGGAGGCTCTGCAGGGCGAGAGGGGCATGTCCTCACTTCTCGCCACCCTCTTGGTGGGCACCTGGGGAGGCCCCACCCCTTACCTGCTGCAGTCTCTCGATGTGGGCGCGGCAGAGCTCTAGGTCACTGTCTCCTGGGACCACCACAGTGCCCAGCGGCACGGCTGGAGGACAGAGCACCTGTCAGCAGCTGGCTGCATCCCACAGCCCTGCCCAAGGGGGCACCGGCTGCCTCATCCCCTCCTGGCCACCCTGCCAGACCACCCCACGGCACTcacaggcctccttgagctgctccTTGTCGTAGTGCAAGGCCTCGTAGTCGTGCATGCTGACGCGACTCACCTGGATGCGCAGCTGCTCGGGCACCGGCTGCTGGCTGTCGGGCAGGGCCGGTAAGCGGGGGCTCAGCAAGGGCCCTGCCTGGGTGCCACCCTCGGCCTGGCACCAAACCACGTGCCGAGAGAAGGTCCCGCCCCACTCCAACACCCCTGGGGCAGAGGGACAGTCAGccccttttacagatggggaaaccaaggcccagagagggcaggctCTGGCCTCGGCGCCCAGGGCACGTGGCGGGGTGGGACGTACTCGCTGTGCAGGGGGGCGGCGCTCCGCCGCTTGGCTTTCTGCACCATGGTGGCCTGGTTGCGCAGGGCGATGCGGATGCGTGAGGCTGCAAGCTTGCAGGGCTCGCCGTCCACCTGCACCGGGATGGCCTTGGACGTGGTGAGCACCACCTCACGGCACTGCGTCAGCCGCTCGCCGTGCCCGCCCACCTGCAGCGCGGCCTGTGGACACAGGAAGCTCGGGTCAGATGGCACCAGGGCTGGGGGTGGCGGGCCCCAGGCTCTGCTCCTTCCGAAGCAGAAGCTCTAGCCAGAGAACAAAGGTGAGAGTGACCCCTGGtcagagggcagaggggagggcgAGACCctaggtggggaggggagggggcagaggcaaCGAAGGTGACTCCTCAGTCAGAGTGGGGAGTGAAGGTATCCCGAGGCATAGCGAGGAAAGGGGGTGGGTGCCGCTCTCGAGCCAGAGGAACGAGACAAAGAAGGAAGGTGAGGATGAACTAGGCTGCCGTGGCCCATGGAGGCGAGTGTGGATGACCCCTTCCACCTTTGGGCTGTGCTCCCAGGCACCGTGGGGCCAGCGCCCACTCACCAAGGACGTCATGGTGAAGCCAATGACCTCGAGGTAGCCGTCGTCATGCCGCTGGGGCTCAAAGTCGTGGTGCTCCCCAGGGTGGCCCCAGGGCATGGTGCCTGCACAGTACCTGCATGGGCGGGCGATGACACGGGCCTCAAAACACAGTCTCTACAGGAGAGGACAGCAGggccccatccccccaccccaggagGCCCCTCCTCACCTGGGGATGTTCAGGAAAACAACACACTGGGGTTTCAGGTCCTGGATCTTAGGAGTCAAGTCTGTTCCATCACACTAGAGGCGGGCGGGGAGGGTGTTGAGGTGCATGTGCCAGGTGGCCTCCCTCCCTTCCGGCCCGCCTACCCGCGGCAGCCTGGCCCCACTCACCACCACTCGGATGTGCTTGGCCAGGTCCTTGGAGCTGCCCATCAGGAAGTCGGAGAAGGCTGTCTGTGGGAGACAGAGAGCGTCACCATCTGCTGACAGAGATCTTTCCTTACCAGCACCCAGCAGGGCTCCTGGGGCCTGGTGGACACAGGTGGGCAGGGGCACGGGTGGTAGAAGAGGTGGGCACAGGCGGGGGTGCAGACCCACTCACCCCAGCGTAGAACATCTTATTCCGAAAGCGGCTGTTGAATTTCTCTGGGTTGGCCTCTGGGTGGAGACAAGCAGGGGGGCCAGTGAGTCACCCCAGCCTGCccaggtggggttgggggagggctGGGATGGATGCCTTCACTGGCAGGAGCAGGGTCTGACCCTCCTGGGGACACTCCTGTGCCCACCCTGCCCTGGCCTCAGTGGGAGGCTGCCAACCTCGAGACTCGTGGAACTCCAGGGTGACATGGGCGTCAaagcccaggctgaagtagtTGTTGAAGACATCCAGGGGCAACTGGAAAAAGGTCAAGGGACCAAAATGAGGGCTGGGCCTTACAGATGTCCCCGCTCCAGGGGCCTTGTGTGGCCGAGCCAGCTCAGCCCATCTGTTCACAGGCCTTTCCTGGTCAGCAGTGTCTGCCTTCACCTGCCGTCAGGCGCAGCCCTACTCTGCCTGGTGGCTCCTGGGGGATTTCCCTGCATGCCTGGCAGCATCTCTTCCCTGTCAGCTCCCCTAACACTTCTTCCTGACATGCCATGTGGAACACGACAGTGGAGCTTGGTTTTGCTCACTGCTGAGAGTAGTGCCTGGCAGGTAGCACGCGCTCAGTGCATGTTTGTGGAATAAAGCAGCatcttctggccaggcgtggtggctcacgcctgtaatcccagcactttgggaggccg
Coding sequences within:
- the CHRM4 gene encoding muscarinic acetylcholine receptor M4, with the translated sequence MANFTPVNGSSGNQSVRLVTSSTHNRYETVEMVFIATVTGSLSLVTVVGNILVMLSIKVNRQLQTVNNYFLFSLACADLIIGAFSMNLYTVYIIKGYWPLGAVVCDLWLALDYVVSNASVMNLLIISFDRYFCVTKPLTYPARRTTKMAGLMIAAAWVLSFVLWAPAILFWQFVVGKRTVPDNQCFIQFLSNPAVTFGTAIAAFYLPVVIMTVLYIHISLASRSRVHKHRPEGPKEKKAKTLAFLKSPLMKQSVKKPPPGEATREELRNGKLEEAPPPALPPPPRPMTDKDTSNESSSGSATQNTKERPATELSTTEATTPAMPAPSLQPRALNPASKWSKIQIVTKQTGNECVTAIEIVPATPAGMRPAANVARKFASIARNQVRKKRQMAARERKVTRTIFAILLAFILTWTPYNVMVLVNTFCQSCIPDTVWSIGYWLCYVNSTINPACYALCNATFKKTFRHLLLCQYRNIGTAR
- the MDK gene encoding midkine, giving the protein MQHRGFLLLTLLALLALTSAVAKKKDKVKKGGPGSECAEWAWGPCTPSSKDCGVGFREGTCGAQTQRIRCRVPCNWKKEFGADCKYKFENWGACDGGTGTKVRQGTLKKARYNAQCQETIRVTKPCTPKTKAKAKAKKGKGKD